One window of the Candidatus Zixiibacteriota bacterium genome contains the following:
- a CDS encoding hypothetical protein (Evidence 5 : Unknown function), translated as MAYIIRMKDKPILTFHLEPDFYDRLERFTQGVLQKGFEIFKPDFQKIDAFYATAVADKSARDDHAFRRTAKPFYLIEALYYKIYDEFNREAFNRAKETVIIVPQCLALMQEKCQRKRGKYGKICNRCVPNCQINKISEIASLFGVDTYFSKRGLEKQLGRIKRAKPSLSVIGISCVLTLASGMRTAAELGIPARGVFLNFTGCDHWTDKPFATETSLARLKEILEEKYGLSHPSSS; from the coding sequence ATGGCTTATATTATTCGCATGAAAGACAAACCGATTCTGACTTTCCACCTCGAGCCTGATTTTTACGACCGTCTCGAAAGATTCACTCAAGGGGTGCTGCAAAAAGGATTCGAAATTTTCAAGCCGGATTTTCAAAAAATCGACGCCTTTTACGCAACTGCCGTGGCGGATAAATCCGCCCGCGATGATCATGCTTTTCGTCGTACGGCCAAACCGTTTTATTTGATTGAGGCCCTTTATTATAAAATCTACGATGAATTTAATCGTGAGGCCTTCAACAGAGCCAAAGAAACGGTCATAATCGTCCCCCAGTGTCTCGCGTTGATGCAGGAAAAGTGCCAGAGGAAACGCGGCAAGTACGGCAAAATCTGCAACCGTTGCGTCCCCAATTGCCAGATTAACAAGATTTCGGAAATCGCGTCATTATTCGGAGTCGACACCTATTTTTCCAAACGGGGTCTTGAAAAGCAACTGGGACGAATCAAGCGGGCCAAGCCATCTCTTTCGGTCATAGGCATATCCTGCGTCCTCACCCTGGCCTCCGGCATGAGAACCGCAGCCGAACTGGGTATCCCGGCCCGGGGGGTTTTTCTCAATTTTACCGGCTGTGACCATTGGACCGACAAACCGTTCGCGACGGAGACTTCATTGGCCCGGTTAAAAGAAATCCTGGAGGAAAAATATGGATTATCTCATCCGTCCTCTTCATGA